From the genome of Vicia villosa cultivar HV-30 ecotype Madison, WI linkage group LG2, Vvil1.0, whole genome shotgun sequence, one region includes:
- the LOC131652885 gene encoding protein NSP-INTERACTING KINASE 1-like yields MEVSRGEGFLCFVTLFMFLCSTNALLSPKGINFEVQALMSIKASLMDPHGILENWDGDAVDPCSWNMVTCSTENLVVSLGIPSQNLSGTLSPSIGNLTYLQTIVLQNNNITGPITSELGKLSMLQTLDLSDNFFNGAIPPSLGHLRKLQYLRLNNNSFSGECPESLANMAQLTFLDLSFNNLSGSVPRILAKSFSIVGNPLVCATAKETNCHGMKLMPMSMNLNNTNDALPSRKTKARKRVIAFGLSLGCLCLLVLGFGFVLWRRHKHNQQAFFDVKDRHHEEVYLGNLKRFQLRELQIATHNFSNKNILGKGGFGIVYKGVLSDGTLVAVKRLKDGNAKGGEIQFQTEVEMISLAVHRNLLKLYGFCMTSSERLLVYPYMSNGSVASRLKAKPVLDWGTRKQIALGAARGLLYLHEQCDPKIIHRDVKAANILLDDYCEAVVGDFGLAKLLDHKDSHVTTAVRGTVGHIAPEYLSTGQSSEKTDVFGFGILLLELITGLRALEFGKAANQKGAMLDWVKKIHQEKKLDLLVDKDLKNNYDKIELEEIVQVALLCTQYLPSHRPKMSEVVRMLEGDGLAEKWEASQRADNTSKCKPHELSLSDRFSDLTNDSSLLIQAMELSGPR; encoded by the exons ATGGAAGTTTCAAGAGGAGAAGGTTTTCTATGTTTTGTGACATTGTTCATGTTTTTGTGTTCTACAAATGCTTTGCTTTCTCCTAAGGGAATTAACTTTGAAG TTCAAGCTTTGATGAGTATAAAAGCTTCATTAATGGATCCTCATGGAATTCTAGAGAATTGGGATGGTGATGCTGTTGATCCATGTAGTTGGAATATGGTTACTTGTTCTACTGAGAATCTTGTTGTTAGTTT GGGAATTCCTAGTCAGAATTTATCTGGTACATTATCTCCAAGCATTGGAAACTTGACCTATCTTCAAACTAT TGTGTTACAGAATAACAACATAACTGGACCAATCACTTCAGAGCTAGGAAAACTTTCCATGCTTCAAACACTTGATCTCTCTGATAACTTCTTCAATGGAGCAATTCCTCCTTCTCTTGGTCATCTGAGAAAGCTTCAATACTT GAGGCTTAATAATAACAGTTTTTCTGGTGAATGTCCTGAGTCATTGGCGAACATGGCACAACTTACTTTTCT GGATTTGTCATTCAACAATCTTAGTGGCAGTGTGCCTAGAATCTTGGCCAAATCATTCAG TATTGTTGGAAACCCTCTGGTCTGTGCTACAGCAAAAGAAACAAACTGTCATGGGATGAAACTCATGCCTATGTCAATGAACTTAAACAATACAAACG ACGCATTACCATCAAGAAAAACAAAAGCTCGCAAAAGGGTCATTGCATTTGGTTTGAGTCTTGGATGCCTCTGCTTGTTAGTCCTTGGTTTCGGATTTGTACTATGGAGGAGACACAAGCATAATCAACAAGCATTCTTTGATGTTAAAG ATCGACATCATGAAGAAGTCTACCTAGGAAACTTGAAGAGGTTCCAATTAAGAGAACTCCAAATTGCTACTCACAACTTCAGCAACAAAAACATCTTAGGAAAAGGCGGTTTCGGCATTGTCTACAAAGGAGTTCTTTCGGATGGTACGCTTGTTGCTGTAAAGAGGCTTAAAGACGGAAATGCAAAGGGAGGAGAGATACAATTTCAGACCGAAGTTGAAATGATCAGCTTGGCAGTTCATCGAAACCTTCTCAAACTCTATGGATTTTGTATGACTTCATCAGAAAGGCTTTTAGTTTACCCTTACATGTCCAATGGCAGCGTCGCTTCTCGTCTCAAAG CTAAGCCAGTGTTGGATTGGGGCACAAGGAAGCAAATTGCATTAGGAGCAGCAAGAGGATTATTATACCTTCATGAACAATGTGATCCAAAGATAATCCATAGAGATGTGAAAGCTGCAAATATATTACTTGACGATTATTGTGAGGCAGTAGTTGGAGATTTTGGTTTGGCAAAGCTTTTAGACCACAAAGATTCACATGTAACAACTGCGGTTCGGGGCACAGTAGGGCATATTGCACCTGAGTATCTTTCCACAGGACAGTCTTCTGAAAAGACTGATGTTTTTGGATTTGGCATTTTGCTTCTTGAACTGATTACAGGTTTGAGGGCCCTTGAATTTGGAAAGGCTGCCAACCAAAAAGGAGCCATGCTGGATTGG gtaaagaaaattcatcaagagaaGAAGCTAGATTTGCTTGTAGACAAAGATCTCAAGAACAACTATGACAAGATTGAGCTTGAGGAAATAGTTCAAGTTGCACTTTTGTGTACACAATATCTTCCGAGTCACAGACCGAAAATGTCCGAAGTCGTACGCATGCTCGAAGGCGACGGTCTAGCCGAGAAATGGGAAGCTTCTCAAAGAGCTGACAACACTAGCAAGTGCAAACCACATGAATTATCTTTGTCAGATCGATTTTCCGATCTCACCAATGATTCTTCTTTGTTAATCCAAGCCATGGAGCTTTCAGGTCCAAGGTGA